In one Arthrobacter jinronghuae genomic region, the following are encoded:
- a CDS encoding VOC family protein, producing the protein MASLISHTSFDSLDAYGQSVFWGRILGFREDPEEPNRPGEEECMIFSEDGTQRLLFIEVPDAKQIKNRVHLDLKPAEGTRDQELERLLGLGAREVDDRRNADGTGWVVLADPEGNEFCILRSDEERRVSAAAV; encoded by the coding sequence ATGGCATCCCTGATCTCCCACACATCCTTCGACAGTCTCGACGCCTACGGCCAGTCCGTATTCTGGGGCCGGATCCTCGGCTTCCGGGAAGACCCGGAGGAACCGAACCGGCCGGGCGAAGAGGAATGCATGATCTTCTCCGAGGACGGCACGCAACGGCTGCTGTTCATCGAGGTTCCCGACGCCAAGCAGATCAAGAACCGCGTCCATCTGGACCTGAAGCCCGCAGAAGGTACCCGCGACCAGGAACTCGAGCGCCTCCTGGGGCTTGGGGCCCGCGAAGTTGATGACCGGCGTAACGCGGACGGCACCGGGTGGGTGGTGCTCGCCGATCCCGAGGGCAACGAATTCTGCATCCTGCGCAGCGATGAGGAGCGCCGGGTGTCCGCGGCAGCAGTTTAG
- a CDS encoding alpha/beta hydrolase → MAKLDLRVRLVGKLLARTSVARKSEEQILADQQRTIKHNPVLDWVLGGVASGVKMKDDTAAGAEGRIPVRVYRPKDAVGPLPLVVLIHGGGWTVGNLDIYDSLASTIARDARAVVVSLEYRLAPTHPWPAAAEDCYAALLEVAARADEWEADAGRLAVVGDSAGGNLAAVLTLMSRDRSGPAIAFQGLIYPATDMTLGSPSIEENANAPILTKEDVLRYGSLYVPNLEDRSNPYASPLLALDHTGLPPALIQVAEHDPIRDDGLRYAEALRKAGVPVRVTTYVGMPHGYLAFPRLCRSAPQALAELCAELRRQLAPATVR, encoded by the coding sequence ATGGCAAAGCTTGATCTGCGGGTACGGCTGGTGGGCAAGCTGCTGGCGCGGACCTCCGTAGCCCGCAAGAGCGAGGAACAGATTCTCGCCGACCAGCAGCGCACCATCAAGCACAACCCGGTACTGGATTGGGTGCTGGGCGGCGTCGCATCCGGCGTAAAAATGAAGGACGACACCGCCGCGGGTGCGGAGGGCCGGATCCCCGTCCGGGTGTACCGTCCCAAGGACGCCGTCGGTCCGTTGCCACTGGTGGTCCTGATCCACGGCGGCGGCTGGACGGTCGGCAACCTGGACATCTATGACTCGCTGGCCAGCACCATTGCCCGGGACGCACGCGCCGTCGTCGTTTCCCTCGAGTACCGGTTGGCGCCGACGCATCCCTGGCCCGCCGCGGCGGAGGACTGCTATGCCGCACTGCTCGAGGTAGCCGCCCGGGCCGATGAATGGGAGGCCGACGCCGGCCGGCTCGCCGTCGTGGGCGACAGCGCCGGCGGCAACCTGGCAGCGGTGCTGACGCTGATGTCGCGGGACCGGTCCGGCCCCGCCATCGCGTTCCAGGGACTGATTTATCCCGCCACCGACATGACCTTGGGCAGCCCGTCCATCGAGGAAAACGCCAACGCACCCATCCTCACCAAGGAGGACGTTCTCCGCTACGGCAGCCTCTACGTCCCCAATCTGGAGGACCGCAGCAACCCGTACGCCTCGCCGCTGCTGGCGTTGGACCACACCGGGCTGCCGCCGGCACTGATCCAGGTGGCCGAACACGATCCCATCCGCGACGACGGGCTGCGCTACGCCGAAGCCCTGCGCAAGGCCGGCGTTCCCGTCCGCGTCACCACCTATGTAGGGATGCCGCACGGTTACCTGGCCTTCCCGCGGCTGTGCCGCAGCGCTCCGCAGGCGCTGGCGGAACTGTGCGCGGAGCTGCGGCGGCAGCTCGCGCCCGCAACGGTGCGTTAA
- a CDS encoding (R)-mandelonitrile lyase translates to MQLEPRRPSTKGPAHMFTGDVWFEVIAAPQPAPSRMRVNAVHFAPGARTAWHVHAVGQTLHVTEGYGLIQSRGGDVLTMRPGDTVYTPPGEWHWHGAAPDNLMTHLAMWEAPPDDGAEADWGELVTDEEYGARP, encoded by the coding sequence ATGCAACTGGAACCGCGCAGGCCCAGCACCAAGGGACCGGCACACATGTTCACCGGCGACGTTTGGTTCGAAGTCATTGCCGCACCTCAGCCGGCACCGTCCCGGATGCGGGTCAACGCCGTGCACTTTGCTCCCGGTGCCCGCACCGCCTGGCACGTCCACGCCGTCGGGCAGACCCTGCACGTCACCGAAGGCTACGGCCTGATCCAGTCCCGCGGCGGGGACGTTCTGACGATGCGCCCCGGCGACACCGTCTACACCCCGCCGGGCGAGTGGCACTGGCACGGCGCCGCCCCGGACAACCTCATGACCCACCTGGCCATGTGGGAGGCCCCGCCCGACGACGGCGCGGAGGCCGACTGGGGCGAGCTCGTCACCGACGAGGAATACGGTGCGCGGCCCTGA
- a CDS encoding ATP-binding cassette domain-containing protein gives MSADTTTSTGTGGASHAADSHDVIRVQGARVNNLRDISIEIPKRRLTVFTGVSGSGKSSLVFGTVAAESQRLINETYSAFVQGFMPSLARPEVDLLEGLTTAIIVDQERMGANPRSTVGTATDANAMLRILFSRLGQPNIGPPNAYSFNVPSVKASGAITVERGDGKTRAEKAVYNRLGGMCPRCEGTGAVTDFDLTALFDGAKSLSEGAITVPGYSMEGWFGRIYAGSGFFNMDKPIAKFNKRELHDLLYKEPTKIKVEGINLTYEGLIPKIQKSMLSKDPEGMQPHIRAFVERAITFSTCPECDGTRISPEARSSKIGGLNIADVCAMQISDLAGWVRGLKEPSVAPLLAGLQHLLDAFAEIGLGYLSLDRPSGTLSGGESQRTKMIRHLGSSLTDVTYVFDEPTIGLHPHDIARMNQLLLQLRDKGNTVLVVEHKPETIAIADHVVDLGPGAGTAGGTVTFEGPLDGLRKSGTLTGRHLGDRARLKDSVRPASSALEVRGAATNNLCDVDVDIPLGVLVVLTGVAGSGKSSLITGSVSGREGVVTVDQGAIRGSRRSNPATYTGLLEPIRKAFAKANGVKPALFSSNSEGACPSCNGAGVIYTELGVMATVESVCEDCEGRRFQASVLEYRLGGKDIAEVLSLSVAEAQEFFGDGEARTPAAHKILSQLADVGLGYLHLGQPLTTLSGGERQRLKLATHMGGKEAVFVLDEPTTGLHLADVEQLLALLDRLVDSGKSVIVIEHHQAVMAHADWIIDLGPGAGRDGGRIVFEGTPADLVADASTLTGEHLAAYVAG, from the coding sequence ATGAGCGCGGACACCACAACGAGCACCGGCACCGGCGGAGCGTCGCACGCGGCGGACAGCCATGATGTGATCCGGGTGCAGGGTGCGCGGGTGAACAACCTGCGGGACATCAGCATCGAGATTCCCAAGCGGCGTCTGACGGTGTTCACCGGGGTGTCCGGCTCCGGCAAGAGCTCGCTGGTGTTCGGCACCGTGGCCGCCGAATCCCAGCGGCTAATCAATGAGACTTACAGTGCTTTTGTGCAGGGTTTTATGCCCTCCTTGGCCCGGCCGGAGGTGGACCTGCTGGAGGGACTGACCACCGCCATCATTGTCGACCAGGAACGGATGGGTGCGAATCCGCGCTCCACGGTGGGCACCGCCACGGACGCCAACGCGATGCTGCGGATCCTGTTCAGCCGGTTGGGGCAGCCGAACATCGGCCCGCCCAACGCGTATTCCTTCAATGTCCCGTCCGTGAAGGCCTCCGGCGCCATCACGGTGGAGCGGGGCGACGGCAAGACCCGGGCGGAAAAGGCGGTGTACAACCGGCTCGGCGGCATGTGTCCCCGCTGTGAGGGGACGGGAGCGGTCACCGACTTTGACCTGACGGCACTGTTCGACGGCGCGAAGTCGCTGTCCGAAGGGGCGATCACGGTGCCGGGCTACAGCATGGAGGGCTGGTTCGGGCGGATCTACGCCGGCTCCGGGTTCTTCAACATGGACAAGCCGATTGCAAAGTTCAATAAGCGCGAGCTGCATGACCTGCTCTATAAGGAACCCACCAAGATCAAGGTGGAGGGCATTAACCTCACCTATGAAGGACTGATCCCCAAAATACAGAAGTCGATGCTGTCCAAGGATCCCGAAGGGATGCAGCCGCACATCCGCGCCTTCGTGGAACGGGCCATCACCTTCAGCACCTGCCCGGAGTGCGACGGGACCCGGATCAGCCCGGAGGCAAGGTCCTCGAAGATCGGCGGCCTCAACATCGCCGATGTCTGCGCCATGCAGATCAGCGACCTGGCCGGCTGGGTGCGCGGGCTGAAGGAACCCTCGGTGGCGCCGCTGCTGGCCGGGCTGCAGCACCTGCTGGACGCGTTTGCGGAAATCGGGCTGGGCTACCTCTCCCTGGACCGGCCGTCGGGCACCCTCTCCGGCGGCGAATCCCAGCGGACCAAGATGATCCGGCACCTGGGCTCCTCGCTGACTGACGTCACCTACGTCTTCGACGAACCGACCATTGGCCTGCACCCGCATGACATTGCCAGGATGAACCAGCTGCTGCTGCAGCTGCGGGACAAGGGCAACACCGTGCTGGTGGTGGAACACAAACCCGAAACCATCGCGATTGCGGACCACGTGGTGGACCTGGGGCCTGGCGCCGGCACCGCGGGCGGCACCGTCACCTTCGAGGGGCCGCTGGACGGACTGCGGAAGAGCGGCACCCTGACCGGCCGCCACCTCGGGGACCGGGCCCGGCTCAAGGACTCGGTGCGGCCGGCGTCGTCGGCCCTGGAAGTGCGCGGTGCCGCCACCAACAACCTGTGCGACGTCGACGTCGACATTCCGCTGGGCGTGCTGGTGGTCCTCACCGGGGTGGCCGGCTCCGGCAAGAGCTCACTGATTACCGGGTCGGTGTCCGGGCGGGAGGGTGTGGTGACCGTGGACCAGGGCGCCATCCGCGGCTCCCGGCGCAGCAACCCGGCCACCTACACCGGCCTGCTGGAACCGATCCGCAAGGCGTTCGCGAAGGCGAACGGGGTGAAACCGGCACTGTTTTCCTCCAACTCCGAGGGAGCCTGCCCGTCCTGTAACGGCGCCGGGGTGATCTACACCGAGCTGGGTGTGATGGCCACGGTGGAATCCGTGTGCGAGGACTGCGAGGGCCGCCGCTTCCAGGCCTCGGTGCTGGAATATCGGCTAGGCGGGAAGGATATTGCGGAGGTGCTGTCCCTGTCGGTGGCCGAGGCGCAGGAGTTCTTCGGCGACGGCGAAGCCCGCACCCCGGCCGCACATAAGATCCTGAGCCAGCTGGCCGACGTCGGGCTCGGCTACCTGCATCTGGGGCAACCGCTGACCACGCTGTCCGGCGGGGAGCGGCAGCGGCTGAAGCTGGCCACGCACATGGGCGGCAAGGAAGCGGTCTTTGTGCTGGACGAGCCGACCACCGGACTGCACCTGGCCGACGTCGAGCAACTGCTGGCCCTGCTGGACCGGCTGGTGGATTCCGGGAAGTCCGTGATTGTGATCGAGCACCACCAGGCCGTGATGGCGCATGCGGACTGGATCATCGACCTGGGTCCCGGCGCCGGGCGGGACGGCGGGCGCATCGTGTTCGAGGGGACACCGGCGGATCTGGTGGCGGACGCGTCCACGCTGACCGGAGAGCATCTGGCGGCCTACGTGGCGGGGTGA
- a CDS encoding glucose 1-dehydrogenase: MSERLKDKVALITGAASGMGASHARAFVREGAKVMIADINDDAGAALAAELGDAARYVHLNVTSAEDWAAAVAATVDTFGKLNILVNNAGILDGGPLGQYPAERWQRALDINLTGPFLGMSAAVEALKASAPSSVINISSTAGLEGIAGMHGYTASKFGLRGLTKSTALELAASHVRVNSVHPGSIQTPMTAVMGRQKPIDFSETTLTRPAAPEEVTSVVVFLASDESSFSTGAEFVVDGGITAGKIYNV; encoded by the coding sequence GTGAGCGAACGACTCAAAGACAAAGTAGCCCTGATTACCGGCGCAGCCAGCGGTATGGGCGCCTCCCACGCGCGGGCTTTCGTGCGTGAAGGCGCCAAGGTGATGATTGCCGACATTAACGACGACGCCGGTGCCGCCCTGGCCGCGGAACTGGGCGACGCCGCCCGCTACGTACATCTGAACGTCACCAGCGCCGAGGACTGGGCCGCTGCCGTGGCAGCCACAGTGGACACCTTCGGCAAGCTCAACATCCTGGTGAACAACGCCGGCATCCTTGACGGCGGCCCCCTCGGCCAATACCCGGCAGAGCGCTGGCAGCGGGCCCTGGACATCAACCTGACCGGCCCCTTCCTCGGCATGTCCGCAGCTGTCGAGGCGCTCAAGGCGTCCGCGCCGTCGTCGGTCATCAACATTTCCTCCACCGCCGGGCTGGAAGGCATCGCCGGGATGCATGGCTACACGGCGTCGAAGTTCGGCCTGCGCGGGCTGACGAAGTCCACCGCACTGGAACTCGCCGCGTCCCACGTCCGGGTCAACTCGGTGCACCCGGGGTCCATCCAGACCCCGATGACCGCCGTGATGGGCCGGCAGAAGCCCATCGATTTCTCGGAAACCACCCTCACCCGGCCGGCTGCTCCGGAAGAGGTCACCAGCGTGGTCGTTTTCCTGGCCAGCGACGAGTCCAGCTTCTCCACCGGCGCGGAGTTCGTAGTGGACGGCGGGATCACCGCCGGGAAGATCTACAACGTCTAA
- a CDS encoding MerR family transcriptional regulator — protein MLSIGAFAQIGQVTHRMLRHWDTAGLLVPAHVNEFSGYRSYDPSQLERLHRIVALRQLGFGLEEVASILDAGVDADRIARMLRIRRAEVESEQRTAAARLLDVERRLHLIEKENAMSQIEIVQKSLPAVRLAARTAVVSEQHEVAGVVGPLFDAVAEALAPTGASLDKPIAQYEVSENGMHIVAGYAVASAGPDGVEMVDLPSVPTAICGVHLGTMDHIGESWQAVHTETIARGFVLSGPCREVYLRAVSDDQADWVTELQQPVQPA, from the coding sequence ATGTTATCCATCGGAGCCTTCGCGCAGATCGGCCAGGTGACCCACCGTATGCTGCGGCACTGGGACACCGCCGGGCTGCTCGTACCGGCCCACGTGAATGAGTTCAGCGGCTACCGCTCCTACGATCCCTCCCAGCTCGAACGGCTGCACCGGATCGTCGCCCTCCGCCAGCTCGGCTTCGGCCTGGAGGAAGTTGCCTCCATTCTCGATGCCGGAGTCGACGCCGACCGGATCGCCCGGATGCTTCGCATCCGGCGGGCCGAGGTGGAGAGCGAACAGCGGACGGCCGCCGCGAGGCTCCTCGACGTGGAACGGCGGCTCCACCTCATTGAAAAGGAAAATGCCATGTCCCAGATAGAAATTGTGCAGAAGTCCCTGCCCGCAGTCCGGCTGGCCGCCCGCACCGCCGTCGTCTCCGAACAGCACGAGGTGGCCGGCGTCGTCGGGCCGTTGTTCGACGCCGTGGCGGAGGCCTTGGCGCCCACGGGTGCTTCCCTGGATAAGCCGATCGCCCAGTATGAGGTGAGCGAAAACGGCATGCACATCGTTGCCGGGTACGCCGTTGCCTCTGCCGGTCCCGACGGCGTGGAGATGGTGGATCTGCCGTCCGTCCCGACGGCCATCTGCGGTGTCCACCTCGGCACCATGGACCACATAGGGGAAAGCTGGCAGGCGGTGCATACAGAGACTATTGCCCGCGGTTTTGTACTCTCGGGCCCGTGCCGCGAGGTGTATCTCCGCGCAGTGTCCGATGACCAGGCGGACTGGGTCACGGAGCTGCAGCAGCCCGTCCAGCCGGCATAA
- a CDS encoding YnfA family protein: MTIAKTILLFLLAAAAEIGGAWLVWQSVREDRAWWWAGLGVMALGVYGFVATLQPDAHFGRILAAYGGVFVAGSLAWGMVFDGFRPDRWDILGSLICLAGVAVIMFAPRSPVS; this comes from the coding sequence ATGACCATTGCAAAAACCATCCTGCTGTTCCTCCTGGCCGCTGCCGCCGAAATCGGCGGAGCCTGGCTGGTGTGGCAGTCCGTGCGGGAGGACCGGGCCTGGTGGTGGGCGGGCCTGGGCGTGATGGCCCTGGGCGTCTACGGTTTCGTGGCCACGTTGCAGCCGGACGCGCACTTCGGCCGGATCCTGGCCGCCTACGGTGGAGTGTTCGTGGCCGGCTCGCTGGCCTGGGGCATGGTCTTCGACGGTTTCCGGCCCGACCGCTGGGACATCCTCGGCTCGCTGATCTGCCTGGCGGGGGTCGCCGTGATCATGTTTGCGCCCCGCAGCCCGGTGTCCTAA
- a CDS encoding serine hydrolase domain-containing protein, translating into MPGIAAPLWGSLTETVQSGWCPGLVAGVRINGQTEIFATGSLGLDQSESMEEDTPFRISSLSKLIGGALAMSLVADGTLGLNDEAGRWLPGLANLRVLATPDAPLTLTVPARGPVTVRHLLTFTAGLGVDLDPTPYVAATQDFLWGPNPPDMTPEEYLTRLGSLPLAYQPGERWMYHSSADVLSVLLPAATVTPLDQLVQERISEPFGLTGTGFPTGTEHFPVVYAANDEGGLFEAVSYRDALAGPPKFASLAGGMVSTVPDFLRFLSGLADDTVLPAELRHQMTADQLTSLQQVGVAELAGPDESWGFMTAVQTGLGAPWSEPGMWGWLGGSGTSAAVYPNGDIGVVFTQRFLSGPQDHFDFFWKPFGELRGSIRDTAT; encoded by the coding sequence ATGCCAGGCATCGCCGCACCCCTCTGGGGTTCTCTGACCGAGACCGTCCAATCGGGCTGGTGTCCGGGACTGGTGGCAGGGGTCCGGATCAACGGGCAGACCGAAATCTTCGCCACCGGGTCGCTGGGACTTGACCAGTCCGAGTCGATGGAAGAGGACACCCCGTTTCGCATCTCCTCACTGAGCAAGCTGATCGGCGGCGCCCTGGCTATGAGCCTGGTGGCCGACGGCACGCTCGGGTTGAACGATGAGGCCGGCCGCTGGCTGCCGGGGCTTGCGAACCTGCGGGTGCTGGCCACCCCTGATGCCCCTCTGACGCTGACCGTCCCGGCCCGCGGCCCCGTCACGGTACGCCATCTGCTAACCTTCACCGCCGGGCTCGGCGTCGACTTAGATCCGACACCCTATGTGGCTGCTACCCAGGATTTCCTCTGGGGACCCAACCCGCCGGACATGACCCCCGAGGAGTATCTGACTCGGCTCGGCAGCCTGCCCCTGGCATATCAGCCGGGGGAGCGCTGGATGTACCACTCCAGCGCGGACGTGCTCTCGGTCCTGCTCCCGGCAGCCACGGTCACGCCCCTGGATCAGCTGGTGCAGGAGCGGATCAGCGAACCGTTCGGGCTGACCGGCACCGGGTTCCCGACGGGCACCGAACATTTCCCGGTGGTGTACGCAGCCAACGACGAAGGCGGGTTGTTCGAGGCGGTGTCCTACCGGGATGCACTGGCAGGGCCGCCGAAGTTTGCCTCCCTGGCTGGCGGGATGGTCTCCACCGTGCCGGACTTCCTGCGCTTCCTCAGCGGGCTCGCGGATGACACGGTGCTGCCGGCCGAGCTGCGGCACCAGATGACTGCGGACCAGCTGACCTCCCTGCAGCAGGTCGGCGTGGCGGAACTGGCAGGCCCGGACGAGTCCTGGGGATTCATGACCGCCGTACAGACCGGACTGGGCGCGCCTTGGTCCGAGCCGGGCATGTGGGGATGGCTCGGCGGATCCGGGACCAGCGCCGCTGTCTATCCCAACGGAGACATCGGCGTCGTGTTCACCCAGCGGTTCCTGAGCGGCCCGCAGGATCATTTCGATTTCTTCTGGAAACCGTTCGGGGAGCTGCGGGGGAGTATTCGGGACACCGCTACATAG
- a CDS encoding GAF and ANTAR domain-containing protein — translation MTALTRGTSVAAQLQQLILDNPGMELFLEAFAGQAAELFSDPNQLLSSITLKRDKRAQTVASSSTEANKLDELQYGYGDGPCLYAAESGELTLVADTRTGSRWIEYFEAIHGLGCYSMLAVPLLIGDDGGAALNLYGKSTGIFTDDFVRAVEEYAEEAAVTLQVAVQIANHKEVSDDLRKAMESRTAIDVAVGIVAGQNRCSQEEAFGILRRASSHQNIKLRELAERLVESVTAAKVATHFA, via the coding sequence ATGACAGCCCTCACTCGTGGAACCTCAGTTGCGGCACAGCTCCAGCAACTCATTCTGGACAACCCGGGCATGGAGCTTTTTCTTGAAGCCTTCGCCGGGCAGGCTGCCGAACTCTTCAGCGACCCAAACCAGCTGCTCAGCAGCATCACCCTGAAGCGGGACAAACGCGCCCAGACCGTGGCCAGCAGCAGCACCGAGGCCAATAAGCTCGATGAACTCCAGTACGGGTACGGTGACGGTCCGTGCCTCTACGCTGCGGAGAGCGGAGAGCTGACCCTGGTGGCCGATACCCGCACCGGTTCACGCTGGATCGAGTATTTCGAGGCTATCCACGGCCTGGGTTGTTATTCCATGCTCGCCGTACCCCTGCTCATTGGTGACGACGGTGGCGCGGCGCTGAACCTCTACGGCAAGAGCACGGGCATCTTCACCGATGACTTCGTGCGTGCAGTTGAGGAATACGCGGAGGAAGCGGCGGTCACGCTGCAGGTTGCCGTTCAGATCGCGAACCACAAGGAAGTCAGCGACGATCTGCGCAAGGCCATGGAATCCCGCACCGCCATCGACGTAGCCGTCGGTATCGTTGCCGGACAGAACCGCTGCAGCCAGGAAGAGGCCTTTGGCATCCTCCGGCGGGCGTCCAGCCACCAGAACATCAAGCTACGCGAGCTGGCTGAACGGCTGGTCGAGTCGGTGACCGCTGCCAAGGTAGCAACCCACTTCGCCTAG
- a CDS encoding DUF4232 domain-containing protein, translating into MGNTAEKLKPLLLPAVVAVLWLISGWAFEALLTAGNGRIPIYLASLVSPDTMPVRIKSLLDGSGLVLVAGLTALAVAAFTLVLLPDSRKTGTRGALFLANWMSVTLAAVAGSAVLAVASVLAQWPLGRAQWIFDLLGPSLLTGAYWGVAWGWVPSLVATFLSAPASDGAGSHLPEKRHAARVPEEPAPTARVRQRGWALGAFALFSAAVMVALPLTARDPSQPAPEPVATPTPEPTVYGAAPVGAALSEPDPLWCTGEEVESSIGGWDAATGHRAAQITVRNTGTRSCTVQGYPDLDFESSDGWVMGITAVHGGSHMTEDPPVQPVTLAPGEAATASIGWRGTAGAGMVRVGTLLVAPYSGTQRQELEADIDLAEPGYLTVTAWTPAG; encoded by the coding sequence ATGGGGAACACTGCAGAAAAACTCAAGCCGCTCCTTCTACCCGCTGTCGTGGCTGTCCTCTGGCTGATTTCCGGCTGGGCCTTCGAAGCGCTGCTGACCGCAGGGAACGGCCGGATACCGATCTACCTGGCTTCACTGGTCTCCCCGGACACTATGCCTGTCCGCATCAAATCTCTCCTGGACGGTTCCGGCCTGGTGCTGGTGGCCGGGTTAACAGCCCTGGCCGTGGCCGCGTTCACCTTGGTGCTCCTGCCCGATAGCAGGAAGACCGGTACCCGGGGCGCGCTCTTCCTGGCCAACTGGATGAGCGTGACGCTGGCGGCCGTGGCCGGTTCAGCGGTGCTGGCCGTGGCTTCGGTCCTGGCCCAATGGCCCCTGGGCCGGGCACAGTGGATTTTTGACCTGCTTGGGCCCTCACTGCTCACCGGAGCGTATTGGGGGGTTGCCTGGGGCTGGGTGCCGTCCCTCGTGGCCACCTTCCTTTCCGCACCCGCCTCCGACGGGGCGGGTTCCCATCTGCCGGAGAAACGTCACGCAGCCCGGGTTCCGGAGGAACCCGCCCCCACCGCCCGGGTTCGGCAGCGTGGCTGGGCCTTGGGGGCATTCGCCCTTTTCTCCGCAGCCGTGATGGTTGCGCTTCCGCTCACCGCCCGCGATCCCTCGCAACCGGCCCCGGAGCCTGTCGCGACGCCCACTCCGGAGCCAACGGTTTACGGTGCCGCCCCGGTGGGTGCCGCCCTCTCCGAGCCGGATCCGCTGTGGTGCACCGGTGAAGAAGTCGAGTCCTCGATCGGCGGGTGGGATGCGGCCACGGGCCACCGGGCAGCGCAGATCACCGTGCGAAACACAGGAACACGGTCCTGCACGGTGCAGGGCTACCCGGATCTGGACTTCGAGAGCAGCGATGGCTGGGTCATGGGCATCACCGCGGTGCACGGCGGCTCCCATATGACCGAGGATCCTCCGGTGCAGCCGGTGACGCTGGCCCCGGGGGAAGCAGCCACGGCCTCGATCGGCTGGCGCGGTACGGCCGGGGCGGGCATGGTCCGGGTAGGCACCTTGCTGGTGGCCCCCTACTCCGGGACCCAGCGGCAGGAACTGGAGGCAGACATCGATCTGGCGGAACCCGGCTATCTGACGGTCACAGCTTGGACGCCCGCAGGCTAG
- a CDS encoding GNAT family N-acetyltransferase — METSTGMPSWPSVDPQHGNVRLRAFRDEDVATVMEMSRDEYFPAIGTLAGNASAAQALEWVERQRNRYAEGAGFSFAVADAGTDRCVGQLGLWVRELEKGRAQAGYGITPSARGRRFAASALLAALEFAWTMPELHRVELYIEPWNTASIRTAEIAGFEQEGLLRSYMEISGQRRDLLIYGAVRGCKG; from the coding sequence ATGGAAACCAGCACCGGCATGCCTTCCTGGCCGTCCGTCGACCCGCAGCACGGAAACGTGCGCCTCCGCGCCTTCCGGGATGAAGACGTGGCAACGGTCATGGAGATGTCCCGGGACGAGTATTTCCCCGCCATCGGCACCCTGGCCGGGAACGCCAGCGCTGCACAGGCGCTGGAGTGGGTGGAGCGGCAGCGGAACCGGTACGCGGAGGGCGCCGGCTTTTCCTTTGCGGTGGCCGACGCCGGCACCGACCGTTGCGTGGGACAGCTGGGGCTGTGGGTCCGCGAGCTGGAGAAAGGCCGTGCCCAGGCGGGCTACGGGATTACGCCGTCGGCCCGCGGCCGCCGGTTCGCGGCCTCGGCGCTCCTGGCCGCGTTGGAGTTCGCTTGGACCATGCCGGAACTGCACCGTGTAGAGCTGTACATCGAGCCGTGGAATACCGCCTCGATCCGCACCGCCGAAATTGCGGGTTTTGAGCAGGAAGGACTATTGCGCAGCTACATGGAGATTTCCGGACAGCGGCGGGACCTGCTCATCTATGGAGCGGTCAGGGGATGCAAGGGGTAG
- a CDS encoding aldo/keto reductase, producing the protein MENVTLNNGVEMPILGFGVYQVPPGETEEAVSNALAAGYRSLDTAAAYQNEDAVGRAVQKSGLARNELFITTKLWIQDNGEATTTRAFETSLQNLGTEYVDLYLIHQPFGDVYGEWRVMEQLYSDGAARAIGVSNFTPDRLIDLIMHHDVVPAVNQIETNPFYQRAVENQLMSDRGVRHESWAPFAEGKNNLFSDPTLSAVGEAHGKSIPQVVLRWLIQRGIVVIPKSVRPDRMAENFDVFDFELSPQEMASIADLDTGKSLFFDHRDPEAVARLSGVTLD; encoded by the coding sequence ATGGAAAACGTCACCCTGAACAACGGCGTCGAAATGCCGATCCTGGGCTTCGGCGTGTACCAGGTCCCGCCGGGCGAGACCGAAGAGGCCGTCAGCAACGCGCTGGCCGCCGGCTACCGCTCGCTGGACACGGCAGCGGCCTACCAAAACGAAGACGCGGTGGGGCGTGCCGTTCAGAAGAGCGGTCTGGCGCGCAATGAACTGTTCATCACCACCAAGCTCTGGATCCAGGACAACGGCGAGGCCACCACCACGCGCGCCTTCGAGACTTCGCTGCAGAACCTGGGCACGGAATATGTGGACCTGTACCTAATCCATCAACCCTTCGGCGACGTCTACGGCGAGTGGCGGGTGATGGAACAGCTTTACAGCGACGGCGCCGCGCGGGCCATCGGAGTTTCGAACTTCACCCCGGATCGGCTGATCGATCTGATCATGCACCACGACGTGGTTCCTGCCGTGAACCAGATTGAAACCAACCCGTTCTACCAGCGGGCCGTCGAAAACCAGCTGATGAGCGACCGCGGCGTCCGGCACGAATCCTGGGCGCCCTTCGCGGAGGGGAAGAACAATCTCTTCTCCGATCCCACGCTCTCGGCCGTCGGCGAGGCCCATGGGAAATCCATTCCCCAGGTAGTGCTTCGCTGGCTGATTCAACGCGGGATAGTGGTTATCCCGAAATCGGTCCGGCCGGACCGGATGGCGGAGAACTTCGACGTGTTCGACTTCGAGCTCAGCCCACAGGAAATGGCCTCCATCGCGGACCTCGACACGGGGAAGTCTCTGTTCTTCGACCACCGGGACCCCGAGGCCGTGGCCCGCTTGAGCGGGGTCACTTTGGACTAG